GGTGGGGAATGATCGGGCTTCCCATTCATGGAGATGGGAACCCAGGTGGGCTCAGGACTGGGGATGAGCAGGGGAAGATAAGCCTTAACGCTCCCAGAGAACCCATAGGAACCCATGCATGGGCTTGAggccaggggcagggacaggggtCTGGCTGTAGAGAAAGGGGGAGGAGACTGGGGTACAACGGGTCCCTGCCCCAACCCGGGGGGAGGCCTCCCTCACAGGCGGGGCTGGCCCAAGCTCTGCAGCAATGGCTCCCCAGGCATAGGACCAACACTCTGCAGTCAGACCCAGACCTGAGTTCAGCCACCTGCTGCTCTCTGTGACGCTGGGCAAGTCTTACCCTTCCGAGCCCAGGTTTCCCATCTAAAATGGGGGCAGTATTCCCTGTGTGAGCAGCGCGCCCCCGCCTGCTGTGGTTGCTGGtgttattgttgttgtcattatCACTGCCACTACTTCAGGGAAGGGCAGCTTGGCAGGAGGACGGGATGCCCTAGCCCAGAGGAATAATGAATGGTGGCACTTCAGGCACCATAACAGGTTCATGCAAAAAAATTTGCAATGGGGGCCCTAGGAcatggtggggagcaggggctcATGCTCCTCAGTGATGTGGCTCCTGGcatggggcctggggcagggccacTGGGCCAGGATCTGAGCTCTGCTCCTTTCTGCACAGACCAAATATTTGGGCttgtcctttcccctctggtatgGCCACTCTGGCTtctggggctgtggggagagagggaggaccCTGCCTCCAGGGCGAAGCGGGAGGGGCGGCTGAGATTCATCACAGCAGGCCCTGCTGAGCCGGGGCCCCGTCAAAGGCCAGAGCATGGCCGGGCACCCTGCCTCTGACACAGTGGGACCTGGCACAGTCCtgcccttctgggcctcagtctccgcATCTGCAGAGTGTTGGGGGGCAGGGTTGGAGGGCTGATTTCCAAGACCCTTCTGCCTCTCTAGTGACCTCGGCCTCTCTGAACTACCCAACAGGGCACCTCAGTGAGAAGCTGCAAGAGGAACCAGGCCAATCCCTCCTGAGCAGGGCAGTGGGAAGACCCAGTGACAACACACATGGAGGCCCTTTACCAAGGGTGGAAGGCCTCGGAGGGACTCTACTCATCAGGGGGGCATTTGGGTCGGGGAAGGTTAGGCTTACATGAGATCATCTCCCAAtgccactcctcccctcccccaaatcataAAAACTGACCATTTATAAACCCCTGCTCTGCCGGCATTGTGGCCAGGCCTAGAGTTATCTAGTGTGAGCTCACAGCAATCCAAAGATGTAGGTGTTGTTATTCACGCAACTATAGAGATGAACAAACGGAGGCTCAGAAAGCTTATCCCAGGCCACAAAGCCAgcgagggcagagccaggagtcagTCAGGTCTGGCCAACCGGAAAGTGTGCTCCTAACCACAGCAGTGCTCCTGGCCCCTCCGGCGGCAGAATTCTCTCTCCACCGTGCTCCCTTACCCCCTGCAGGTGAGCCGGAACTGGCtttcctgtgtccccagcactaAGCATAGTGTGGGGCATGGAACCCAAATCCAGGGAAGCTTCAGGGAAAGACAGAGTGGGAACTGCTGGCTAAGCTCTGGCTGCATGATCCAGCTTGGTGTGGTGCTCAGTGCCTTACCCTTAGAGGTCAGGAGAGGCCTGGGCTCACTCCCATTTTCAGCTGAGGAAATGGAGTCTTGGGAGCCGAAACTTGTCCAGAGTCACTCAGCTTGTAAAGGGTAGTGGCAGGGATAAAACCATGGCTGTGTGTCTCTAATGGGCCATGCCCTTACCTGCTGTACTGCACAGACTCTCCGCGGAGTTTGTACCTTTCAGGTGTGctctggagagacagagaaaggttGGGGCGCTGTCTGGTGTGTGGGGCTGGACATATGTTGAGTGGGAGGTAAGTTGTATGTGTGCAGGAGGTGGTGAGTGTCTGTTTCCCTTTGCTCCAGAAATGGATTAATGGATTGTATCTATCAAAtccatcaaactgtacatctgaaatacatgTGGTTTACTccacaggaattataccacaatgaaggtattaaaagaaaaaagacccagCCTGGGTTGTGCCAAGACAGGGATGTGGAGGGAGGTTATCTGTAAACCGTTCCTGAGGATCTAGGTCCCCAGCCCTGAGGGGTAACAGCGGGTCTGTTTGTGGGGAGAAGAGCCCTCAGGGGCTGCAGGAGAGAAGGACAGCAACTCTCAGGAGAGGAACAACCCTGAACCCAAGGGGCAGGGGGGCTGCTGGTGGATGTCACCTGGATCACCGAGGATGAGCCTATTACAGACCTGCAGGGAAACCACCCAGACGAGCAGCCTGCCCCAGGAGGTGGCCTTGGGTCAGATGGTGCCCAGGATGCCTGATCTTTGACCCAGAAACATCCAAGGAAATGCTGAGTAGGACCAGGGTCTGCAGCAAGCAGGCTTCCTCCCTTTCTGGGGTCAGACGGGACAGGAAGTGAGGACATCTCTTTGGGGTGGAGAAAACCACAATGACCCTCCCATTTCAGGTAGAGAAAAGCAAAGGTATACAGTTTGGGATTCTTCAGATTCTAGACATGCTAGATTCTTAGCATCCTCCAGTCCTGGGTCCTGAACTCCCAGGACCGTGGAATGTTCCAGGTGGAGGTGCAGAATCTAAGAAAAGTGAACCAGAATCCTTGAGTCAGAAGGGCCTTCAAGAGCAGCCTAATGGGCTGCTATCCCAGCATCTCTCAGCCAACTTTTTCCTCCACAGCCCCGTGGGGACGGCACACTTGTATAGATGCAAAGATGACGGAGACATAAAATAAACACTTGGGTTTAATGGCAGCCATGCCCCTGTCCAGGAGCACTGGAGTCTGGGCCTCTTGCTAGCCCTGTCCCCACTGCCAGCCTGGCCAGGGATGTCTGGGCTGGTTGTGTGATCtgtcacctcctccccctccacccctgccccagcccttcaGCCCCCTCATCTGGGCCCCCGAGGGATCCCAGAAGGTGAGACAAGGGGGACCAAGGGTCCCATAAGAAGAGTCTTCAGCAGCCACAGACCTGGGGAGTGGAGAGGATATTGATTTGGTCTACGGGAGCAAAGAGACCCATTAAACGTGCGGCTGTTAAATTGCTCTGCCTGAATGAAGTCAGCCATCTCTGAGGGCAGGCGGCGGACAACCAGCCCGCAGCTAGTGCCCTGGTGGGGGTGGTTGTAGACACCTGGCTCTGACCTTCCGACCTGGGGCCGGGGGCAGCCTGGCTTGGACCTGTGCTGCCCTGGGGCCCACAGGCCCCTGAGCTCCAGCCACACCCCACGTCTTGGCCTCCTCCAAGCAAACCCTGCTGCCGTGCCTTTGCTCATGCAGACCTCCTGTTGCCTCCTTCTCTACCTCCAGACCCAGTGCAAAcagcacctcctctgagaagtctTTCCGACTTTCCACTCCCTACCCAAATACCCTGAGAGAAGTGGGCTTTTCCTCTCCCCAATTCCCAAAGGCCCCAGGACTCAGCCGGGCTTCTGACTTCAGCCACCTCTGCTACACTAGCTGGGAGTCAAGGGCCCCATAAAGGGGAACACATGCGCTTCACCCCCTCACCCCAACACAGGTGGGTCTTGGGAGCCCAGGCACCCTGTGAGCTCCTCCGCCAGAGAAGAGGGGGCAGGAAGTGTTAGCTGAGCTACGGCCTGATGGCCATGGAGATGGGGCATCCAATCTCTGCACCTGTCCCCAGTCCCTGTGACAGATGTCAAGAACTGCTCAATCTTAAATTGTTCCCACTCCCTCTGTGTGATGCCTTGTCCTGCCATTCCAGTGGCTCAAGATCAACTACCCACTCAGCTGCTCCTTCTCTGGGATGCCCATCATGGACTTGGAGCCAGGCAGTCTGGAGCTtgaatccttgctctgccactgaTGGCTCTGTAAACCTTGGGCCATCActtgtctctctgtgcctcagtttcctcatcaataaaacagGGATACTGGACCCTACCCCTCAGaatggttgtgagaattaaatgagacaactgCTGCAGAAGTCCAGAGAGGGCCAGTGGCTGCCTGGGATCACACAGCAAAAGAGTGGAAAAAATGCTGGACTTCCTGTTTCCCAGTCCCAAACTCCCCTTACCCAATCCAGCCCCTCTTGGGTCTGGGGTCCCAGGTGGAGGCCTGCATCCTGCTGGGGGCCTGGTCTGTGTAACCTGGCAGTTGGTCTCCATGACCTAAGGAACAACAGACCATCTGCCTGTTCAGGGCCAAGCCCAGTCTCTCCGTCATTGTTCCTCTGGTCTGACCTGGCCTCCCCAGGGGGGCCTTATCTGCCCATTCTCTCTTTTCCCACCAAACTAATCTCTCCCTCTTTTCAAGAGTTCCTGTTTCCTCTCTGCCGCCTTCTTGTCTCTCTCCCCAGGCCCTTACGCTCTGGGTCTCCGGCTGGCCTGATACACTTGATTCAGAAGCCTCCTCAAAGCGGATAGTACTCTCATCCCCGTGGAGTTTCCATCTCTCGGGCTTTCCCAGTCTGGGACTGCTGCCCCCgtaggaggagggagatggagcACGGTCCAGGCCAGGAATCCTGCTGCTTACACACATTCTGAAACCCACAGATCAATACCTAGGCCTTTAAATTCTTTGGGTTGGCTATTGGCCCGAGGGGACTCTACAGGGCTTCCAAAGCAATGCCTTGAGGATTTTTACTCCAAAAGAGGTGCCAAGATTTTATGGTTCTTAATCTCTGAATACAATGAAATCCTGAGACACCAGAGCTCTGAGTTTCTGGAATTCACACTGGTGAaggccctgctcctgcctcacCTGAGTCAGGGCTCAGCTTAGCTGCGTGCTTAGAACCTTGACTTGGCCAAGGAGGACAGTCCAAAGAGCAGCTCTCCACGGCCCCTTGGTTGCCCAGCCCCTGACCAGCTACTAGTTACAGGGCTTCATTGCAGGCTCGGCACTGGCCAGTGGCAGGTGCAGAAGGCCCACTGAGTCAGGAGCACATCTGGGTCTCCTGTTCCGAGCTGCAAACAGCCCTCTGCTTTCCACACTGCTCTCCTCATCCCTAGCTGGAGGGAGGTCGTGTGAGAAAGAGTTTGGTGTCAGACGTGCCTGGGCTTCCAGCCCTGCACTGCTGCTATGAGCTTACTGGGAGATCTGGGCCAAGTGGCctcccctctcagagcctcacTTTTCTTATCTGTCAAAAGGAGGTAACAATGCCCACCCAGAACCTGCTGTGAAGATGTCTTGGGACAATGTGTTTGGAACAGCACACAGTATTCAACAACTGGTAACATTTATATTATTACAACCACCCTCTCTGAGAGTCATTCTGGGTCGTTCGTGTGGTTTCCCCATTTGCTTCTCCTGGTTAAGGTCCAAAAGACACCCCCAAATTTAACATTTCCAAGACATATAATCAGCTCCCAGTGTGCCATCCCTGGACCCTGGGGCCCCACAGGTGCTATGGGCTGATTCCAGCCCATGAGGAGGCCCTAGACAGGTAGGGGAGGCAGACACATACACAACACAGACCTCTACAACACCTTGGCTCAGATCAATGTGAAAGAGGAGCACAGAGGCCGCAGGAACCCAGAGGAGGCCAGTGGCCCAGACTGAGGATAgttagggaagacttcctggaggaggggaccaTTTACATGGGCCTTAGAGGaagagtgggcagtggctggTCACTGTGAACATGAATGTTATGGctgctttaaaagtttaaaggGCTGTCTAGAGCTCAAGCGACTGGTGAAGGCTTTGTAGAGACAACTCTGAAGGCTGAGTGGGATTCCAACAGGGAAAAGGACACTCCAAGCCTGTGCTGAAGAACAGCAGATGCCCAGAGGCAGGCGGAACAGAGAAGATGCCTGGAGAGTTGCAAAAAATGTGACTGGAAGAGTCACCTGGGGTTTAGGGGAGGGGCCTTGTATGCCAGACCAGGGAACTGGGGATTGTTTTCCTGGGCCATGGGACACCAGTGTGGAgcaggggcagccctgggctTGGGAGAGCACATACTCCGGTACTTGTTCAATGGAGGCTGAGTTTTTGGCAGAGACGCTGGTGGGAGGCCTGCCTGGGATGCCTCACCTCCAGCCCTATGCCTCTTATCAGCTCTCTGACCACAGGAAAGGCCCTTCCCATCTTggaatttcctcatctgcaaaacagaccGAGAGACCAGAAGACTAATCTCAAGGTTCCCTCCAGCCTGTGAGTCTGTGACTTGGGTCATGCCCACTACATGCTTTCAGGCAGGGACTCGGAGGATGGCCACAGTGCCCTCCCTCTTCTCACCCTGTGATTGTTCCAGCCTCTGCAAGCAAGTCCCTGCCATCCCAGGTTGTGTCGCTCTTGCTTCAGCATTTGTGTCTCCTCCACGTGCATGGAAATTCAGTTTGTAACATTCTCTTACATCCTTTGTCTTATGTGGTCACCCCACAGCCAGGGCAGATACAGGTGATTAATAACTACACCCATTTGGGGACCTACCATGGGCCAGGCCCCAGGATACTCTTTACTTGAACAGTGCCGCCCGCATCTCAGGAAGTGAGGCTGAAGTTCAGAGATTGACAGTGCTGTGTGTGCTAGGACTCCCACTCTCCTGAGACCGTGTTCACTTGGCAACCGCCAAGACCCCCAGAATTTCCCATCTCCCTGGCTGTTACCTTTTagtctcttcccttcttttcatctttatctccCTGACCTTCAAAGTGGAGGTGCCCCAGGCCCAAGCCCTGGTCCTCTTTGCTTTTCTATCCCGCCCCTTAATGATGATGTCCAAATGTGCATCTCAGCCCCTGCTTCTCCCCAGAACCCCAGACTCGACTATCTGTCCATCTATTCAGTATTTCCACTTGGGACCGAACCAACATCACAATCTCCACCAAGCCCGAACCCCAGTCTTCTCTCCACCCATGTCCCAGCATTCTTCCAAGTACTCAGCCAAAACCCTTGTAGTCCTTCTTGATTCTCCTTGCCCTCACACCCCACAACCATGAAGAGAACAGGTCCTAATGGCTCCACCTTCAAAACGGAACAGGAATCCAGTGAGTGCTGACCACGTCCACCGCATCCAGCGGAGGCTGGGGGCCTTTCCCAAACACTACCTTAATCTCCACCACCTgctttacaaatggggaaactgtgGCCTAGAGAGGGGAAAAGCCCTCCCCGTGGTCCCACAGAAACCCTGCCAGGGCTAGCTGGAGCCTGGTCTGCCGCCACCTCCCTAAGGTCTGCATCCGCAGACCCTGGGTCGGTTTTCTCTTGAAGCCATTTAGCAGGTCTGATGACATGGCCAGGCTCTGTGCGCTGGCATGTGTGTCCCCGAGGAACAAAGAGTCTGCCAGCTGGGTTTGGGTTTCAAGACGTGTGTCCTCGCCCTTGACCGGGAGATCTTACAAGGAGACAGAGGCCAGAGTcaggtggggggagtggggcGGGGAACATCAATCGGATGCCACCCTGCCTCGAAATTGGAGAGTTCACCCCCCTGTCCCAGGATCCTCTGAGTTCACTTGAGGAGGCCAGAAACTGCAGAGGCAGGCTGGGGTTCTCAGCATTTATTTCATACAGCTGTTTAAAAAGCTTGTTTAAAATagatcattatatatatatatatatatatatttatatatataaaatatataaagaggaaTTGAGGCCAGCCACCCCAAAGAAAAAgctatgttttataaatatttctgtagcTCCCAcatcccagaagaagaaaaaaaacaaaacaacaaaaaaacatttaCAACCCAAGCTAGTGGTTCTGTGTGGTGGGCCCAGTAGGCTCAGACCCTGGGGTGGGCCGGGTGTCTCGAGGACTGGGCCTGCAGAACATTCTGGTGAGGGCAGGCTGACTGCGCCCCCCCTTCCTAGGAGGCTGGTGTCTCTGGCTGTGAAAGGTCGAGTCCATACCAGTCTTGCCAAACCCACGCCCCTGGCTTCTTAGATCCGCCTGGAAGACAGCAAGTGGGCACTCCAGAGCCTCGGGTTGCCAGGTTATTTTTAACCTTGTCGGTTTCCTTTGATGTCCTGGCCCTCCTTCCCTGGTGTCCAGGCCTCTGTTCCCAGTGGCTTCCAAGTGGAGGCAAAGCACAAGCCTCCTTCCATGCCCAGCATCTGGAATTCACAAGCCAAAATCCACGGGGTGTCTCCAGGCACCCTGGCCAGCCTCCGAGGGTCCCACAGCACCTCACTTGCAGACATAGCGCTCCACGGTGCGCTCACACCTGCGGCAGGTGACGTAGCAGCACCAGTGGTACTTGCAGTGGCACCGCTCCACCACGCGATCTGTGTAGGGGTTGTAGCCGCGTCCACAGCACATGAGGTCACAGCTGTCACTGCCATGTGACGTCTTGTTGCActgcctggagggagaggggaggtcaGTGAGTGCTCCCGTCCCCCCCCAGCGCCCCACTCCCAACCAGGCAGCCACAGCCTCCCCACTGTGCATGGCTGCAGCCTCAGTCCCCCTTGGACGATGTCTTGATCTttggggaatttaaaataaccCTCTTCCCCATGGGTacttctcccttttccctgcaTAGTTCTAATACGCATTTATCAAAATGATGGgggtatttctgttttcttggagatgtattttttcctgtttcttctatttctaaataCTTGAAGGTGCCTCACACCACTCTGCCTAATAATCCAATCTTCGTATTTAATTGTTAATTACATTGTAACAAATGCAAAGatcctttttcacttttcaaatcccaaaataaattctgaaacaaATAAATGGCATTGGAACGTGAGGCAAGGCGAGCGTTTGGCTGTGTCTGTTTGTGGAGACACAGGGTCTGTCAATCATTTGCCTTCTATGTACCAGATGCTTGTCTCCAGTGTTTTATCTTATTGGAGGCAGGCAGGGTTCTTAGGTCAGTGGAACTACTGTGTCCACTTTACAGACGGAAACAGGTTTAGTGAAGGGCAGAGGCCTGCTCAAGGACCCACAGGAGTTGATAGATAAGCAGGGCTCAAGCTCAGGGGTCCTGAAACCAAGTCCAATGGTATTCTCCCTACCCTACAGGGCAGAGAGCCCATGGATGCCAGGGCAGCATTTCTTCGTGAAACTCTTGTGGGCGAAGAAGACATTGAAGGTCCCCAAATATCTTTGTCATCATTCTTCTGTCTAGTGAAGCAATATCTGTGTAGGCTGGCATTTCCTCTAGCTGGACTCAGGCTAGACAGGGATGCTGTCATGGGATGCAGCTGGGTCCCAAAGCCATGTGGACCAAGAAATCCCAGAATGTCCAAGATGGGCAAACCCTAGAGATGACCACATCCAACCCTCACAGttcctgatgaggaaactgaggcacagaatgggGAGGGGacttgcccagcatcacacaggGTAAACATGGGGTCTGTGAGAgttcaggaaggcttcctggagagggaggggtcaTCTAAGCCATTTCATGAAAGTTGAGCAGGAATCtaagatggagaggaggggaaagggcgTTGGGGGCAGAGAACAAACACGTTGACCTGACCTAATCTAAGCAGAGTAAGAGTGGGAGATGGTGCCTGTGagggggagttggggagggtggggcctggagaACAGGCAGGTTTCAGAGGTCCAGGGGCCTCTGGAAGAAATATGACAAAAGGGCTGGAGTTTGGAATATGGACTGCTGAGGAGGCCTCAGCTGACCAGGCTAGATTTGAGGAGGGCATCTTGCCCAGCTAAGGGGCCAGCTACTGTACCACCTATGCGCCTGCCTTTTATAGTTAACAAAACTCATTTGCATCTTGCCCCCGCACCTCCAAATCCCTAACCCAGTAAAAtccacctttcccctcctccaggaagccttccttgatatCCAGGCTGGGTCAGAGCCCTTCTGAGTTCCCTGCTTTCCCTCTGTCACAATCTGACCACTTGAtgttcctccccctccctgacccctgccaGAGCCTCATGTAATGGGTGTAAGAAGCCACTGAGATATTGAGGCTGTTTGTTACTGCAGAAAAAGCTGATGCATACAGCTGTCTGCAAAGTCCCACCCTCAGAGGAATGGCTGAGGGCTGACCAGGGCAGGAAACctggggggtgggaggcgggTGGCATTCTGAGAAGGCCAGGGAGGTTGCTGTGGGATGGGGCTTCCTCTTCAGCAGCTTGAGGACAAGTCCTAGGGGCAGAGTCAGGGCAGCTGGGCAGGAAGAGGCCTGGCAAcctagggggaggggaggggaagggaagctgCCATTCACGAGCACTGACACCACCCAGCACTGGGGGGCTGCCCGGTGAGTGTGATTAGAATCTCTTGCCAACCCTCCCAGGTGTGTGGTACCATCCCCATGGCACAGAAGATGAGACCGAGTCTCAGATAAGTGAAGGGATTTACTCAAGGTCCCACAGCTAAGAAGATGCAGCGTCAGGGTGGGAACTCTtcttgctacacacacacacacacacacacacacacacacacacacacacacacacacccatggaTCCAGGGATaccttctctctgctctggggCCCTTGGTGGGCTTTCCCCAGGCCCTCTGGATTCTAGAATCCTCCTCCCCCGACCCCAACCTCATCACACCCACCCTGGCTGCCTCAGCCCAGACTCTCGCTCCTTCCCGTCTCTCTGGCCTGACCTGGTTGCATCTTCACTCCACCCTAACCCCTCAGTCTGGCCTCCAGATGGGATCCTGGGCCTCCTCGAAGAGCTGCCCTGGCCTGTGAGGACGGAGCCCCTCtaagcagccccccaccccctcctggagACAGGAACGCAGGCTGAGGAGGAAGCAAATGCTGGCCAGGCAccaactatgtgccagacacGTTCACAGACACCCTCACGCTGGTTCAATATTCTTTTAACCCTGAAGAACACTAGTTTTGTGGAATGCTATTAGGGGCTCCTTAATAAAAGAGTTCCACAGCCAAACACCTTTGGGAAACACTGGCTTAGGCAGATCCTTTACTGCGGGATTTTGCAGGGCCTTTAATATGTTCTCATGCCTTACAAATCACCAGAGAGAATTTCCCAACGTATCTGATTGCAGAACTATTTCTTTATAGCATGTTCGGACTG
This Camelus ferus isolate YT-003-E chromosome 10, BCGSAC_Cfer_1.0, whole genome shotgun sequence DNA region includes the following protein-coding sequences:
- the WNT11 gene encoding protein Wnt-11 isoform X4; this translates as MRCRRPPSATPSPGPAPPATCPAAPAAPSQALRASLEMKCKCHGVSGSCSIRTCWKGLQELRDVATDLKTRYLSATKVVHRPMGTRKHLVPKDLDIRPVKDSELVYLQSSPDFCMKNEKVGSHGTQDRLPGLFLPSCPDSAPRTCPQAAEEEAPSHSNLPGLLRMPPASHPPGSATRRHMAVTAVTSCAVDAATTPTQIAWWSGATASTTGAATSPAAGVSAPWSAMSASEVLWDPRRLARVPGDTPWILACEFQMLGMEGGLCFASTWKPLGTEAWTPGKEGQDIKGNRQG